A single window of Synechococcus sp. CBW1004 DNA harbors:
- a CDS encoding cupin domain-containing protein, whose protein sequence is MAAGITVTSNPDPAELQSLGVTSWPTWGCGVSTFPWTYDEHETCLLLEGDVTVTPEGGKPVRFGAGDLVVFEQGLSCTWDVHAPMRKHYRFG, encoded by the coding sequence ATGGCAGCCGGCATCACGGTCACGTCCAACCCGGATCCGGCGGAGCTGCAGAGCCTGGGCGTGACGAGCTGGCCGACCTGGGGCTGTGGGGTCAGCACCTTCCCCTGGACCTACGACGAGCATGAGACCTGCCTGCTGCTGGAGGGTGATGTCACCGTCACCCCGGAGGGCGGTAAGCCGGTCCGGTTCGGAGCCGGTGATCTGGTGGTGTTCGAGCAGGGCCTGAGCTGCACCTGGGATGTGCACGCCCCTATGCGCAAGCACTACCGGTTCGGCTGA
- a CDS encoding PAS domain S-box protein — translation MEAPALFHPGGFQRSASALGSSLATAMDRWLPCCRWRCRFTLLVFAPSAAVLLLAASWLAHNARQQVLTALKLHQTHAIALANQSLKDRLAQAEGDLDMLTARPELQRWLAEPSPANRAALAQLTGVVAEASGHYDQIRWLDAAGREQVRINWRGGRATPLAADALHDKSRRYYVIAAKQLAPGSTYISPLDLNVENGRIETPEKPVLRLLRPIAPDPANPQRLITLVLNLLGQPLLESFSAVGTEADSTLLLLNRRGFALYSPDGKADWGFMTGKPAAFPRRDPAAWRLIQAQTNGQQLLASGLWTWQSLHPFQTNLFTSEHDGSDLRPFDTRPRWIAVSHISAAQLAQRQWAVTQPIAISTALGLAALAGFSAWVGRRLERGHQADSRLALVAQNAANVIYAADAQGRLIWVSDSTQTQLALDPSTLLGRPLAALLLEDDRPLAEQAQAQLSQGQTATFQGRILDGAGVEHWLEISSRSAVAADCSLQQAGAWRLIDIEHQQQQALDQAQQHMAAVTANAPVGMVLTTADGRFVEVNPAFCAMLGLNRQQLLASTWQKITYPADLDDDLALVQQILKGERNTYRRRKRFLHADGHVICGDLSVATLRRDDSVVESFIAQVIDISRSVKTEQQLRQAREHYRLLAENAADVVLKCDHRHQLSWISPSAAELFGSSTDSILNSALPDWLHPDDRQAFQDYHQRLARQLAPTANGAGQLLRLRTGGGSDRWVALRMQLLRDRGHAIQGAVISLRDVHEMTIARQQLDSQRLFLRATLDSLLDPQLTLDPLRNENGRIVDFLLADGNSASYAFLGQPASRLLGRTITSIFPGVAKQGLLDCYRNVMDSGEPLLLTDFVYTDQEVLDRDLVVDLSAVRAADSLSLTWRDVSERYSKAQALAASEERYRLLTDNAIRLIVRIRDNRLIWLSNNAQSILGAPPEQWIGRSVQELLHPDDLALTLSAQTALQQGGAIERQGRLLTADGTYHWFSIAAKPFLDAHGTPDGFQVSLCNIDQEVAAAAELDYRASHDLLTGLLNRNSILERLEALLADPDPRAGSTGVLFIDVDKFKQVNDTCGHAAGDAALITLADRIRHCLRQNDLAGRMGGDELLVVFQGLHAREQATAIAEKLRAAGCQPIPHNGGNLEVSLSIGVAIANPGETVDTLIARADAAMYSAKQGGRNQVITIDTDIDPNSQLQQNHSREAA, via the coding sequence ATGGAAGCACCTGCCCTGTTCCACCCCGGCGGTTTCCAGCGATCAGCGTCAGCCCTCGGCTCCAGCCTCGCCACCGCAATGGATCGGTGGCTGCCGTGCTGCCGATGGCGTTGCCGCTTCACCCTGCTGGTGTTTGCGCCCTCGGCCGCCGTGCTGCTGCTGGCCGCCAGCTGGCTGGCACACAATGCGCGCCAGCAGGTTCTGACGGCCTTGAAACTGCATCAAACCCACGCCATCGCGCTGGCGAACCAGTCCCTCAAAGACAGGCTGGCTCAGGCCGAGGGCGACCTCGACATGCTGACGGCGCGGCCGGAGCTGCAGCGCTGGCTGGCCGAACCCAGCCCTGCCAACCGCGCCGCCCTGGCCCAGCTCACGGGCGTGGTGGCCGAGGCCAGCGGCCACTACGACCAGATCCGCTGGCTGGATGCCGCCGGTCGGGAGCAGGTGCGCATCAACTGGCGCGGCGGCCGCGCCACACCCCTGGCTGCTGACGCCCTGCATGACAAAAGCCGCCGTTATTACGTCATTGCCGCCAAGCAGCTGGCGCCGGGGAGCACCTACATCTCACCGCTGGATCTCAACGTCGAAAACGGGCGCATCGAAACGCCAGAGAAACCGGTGCTGCGGCTGCTCCGCCCGATCGCGCCGGATCCCGCCAACCCGCAGCGGCTCATCACCCTGGTGCTGAACCTGCTGGGCCAGCCGCTGCTGGAGAGCTTCTCCGCCGTGGGCACCGAAGCTGACAGCACCCTGCTGCTGCTCAACCGCAGGGGCTTCGCGCTCTACAGCCCTGACGGCAAGGCGGACTGGGGCTTCATGACGGGCAAGCCCGCCGCCTTCCCGCGCCGCGATCCGGCGGCCTGGCGGCTGATCCAGGCACAGACCAACGGCCAGCAGCTCCTGGCCAGCGGCCTGTGGACCTGGCAGTCCCTGCATCCGTTTCAGACCAACCTCTTCACCAGCGAACACGACGGCAGCGATCTGCGGCCGTTTGACACCAGGCCGCGCTGGATCGCCGTCAGCCACATCAGCGCAGCGCAGCTGGCGCAACGGCAATGGGCCGTCACCCAGCCGATTGCCATCAGCACCGCACTGGGCCTGGCCGCCCTGGCGGGATTCAGCGCCTGGGTTGGCCGCAGGCTAGAGCGGGGCCACCAGGCCGACAGTCGGCTCGCCCTGGTGGCCCAGAACGCGGCGAATGTGATCTACGCCGCCGATGCCCAAGGCCGCCTCATCTGGGTGTCGGATTCCACCCAGACGCAGCTGGCGCTCGACCCCAGCACCCTGCTGGGCCGTCCCCTCGCTGCCCTGCTCCTGGAAGACGACCGCCCCCTGGCCGAACAGGCCCAGGCGCAGCTCAGCCAGGGCCAGACGGCCACCTTCCAGGGCCGTATCCTCGATGGCGCTGGCGTTGAGCACTGGCTGGAGATCAGCAGCCGCTCGGCGGTGGCCGCCGATTGCAGCCTCCAGCAGGCGGGCGCCTGGCGCCTGATCGATATCGAGCACCAGCAGCAGCAAGCGCTGGACCAGGCCCAGCAGCACATGGCTGCCGTCACAGCGAATGCCCCGGTCGGCATGGTGCTCACCACCGCCGACGGCCGGTTTGTGGAGGTCAACCCAGCCTTCTGCGCCATGCTCGGCCTCAACCGCCAGCAGCTGCTGGCCTCCACCTGGCAGAAGATCACCTACCCAGCCGATCTGGACGACGATCTGGCCCTGGTGCAGCAGATCCTCAAGGGCGAGCGCAACACCTACCGCCGCCGCAAGCGCTTTCTCCATGCCGACGGCCATGTGATCTGCGGGGACCTCTCGGTGGCCACCCTCCGCCGGGATGACAGCGTGGTGGAGTCGTTCATCGCCCAGGTGATCGACATCAGCCGCAGCGTCAAGACCGAGCAACAGCTCAGGCAGGCCAGGGAGCACTACCGGCTGCTGGCGGAAAACGCCGCCGATGTGGTGCTCAAGTGCGACCACCGGCACCAGCTCAGCTGGATTTCACCCTCGGCGGCCGAGCTGTTCGGCAGCAGCACCGACAGCATCCTCAACAGCGCCCTGCCGGACTGGCTGCATCCGGACGACCGGCAGGCCTTCCAGGACTACCACCAGCGCCTGGCGCGTCAGCTCGCTCCCACCGCCAACGGAGCGGGCCAGCTGCTGCGCCTGCGCACCGGCGGCGGCAGCGACCGCTGGGTGGCGCTGCGGATGCAGCTGCTGCGCGATCGCGGCCACGCCATCCAGGGTGCCGTGATCAGCCTGCGCGATGTGCACGAGATGACCATCGCCCGCCAGCAGCTCGACAGCCAGCGCCTCTTCCTGCGCGCCACGCTCGACTCGCTCCTGGATCCGCAGCTCACCCTCGATCCGCTGCGCAACGAGAACGGGCGGATCGTCGACTTCCTCCTGGCCGACGGCAACAGCGCCAGCTACGCCTTCCTGGGCCAACCGGCCAGCCGCCTGTTGGGCCGCACGATCACCAGCATCTTCCCGGGGGTCGCCAAGCAGGGCCTGCTCGATTGCTACCGCAACGTGATGGACTCCGGCGAACCGCTGCTGCTCACCGATTTCGTCTACACCGACCAGGAAGTGCTGGACCGCGACCTCGTGGTTGATCTCAGCGCCGTGCGGGCAGCCGACAGCCTCTCGCTCACCTGGCGTGATGTCAGCGAGCGCTACAGCAAGGCGCAGGCCCTGGCCGCCTCAGAAGAGCGCTACCGCCTGCTGACCGATAACGCCATCAGGCTGATCGTGCGCATCCGGGACAACCGCCTGATCTGGCTCAGCAACAACGCCCAATCCATCCTCGGGGCGCCGCCTGAACAGTGGATCGGCCGGAGCGTGCAGGAGCTCCTCCATCCCGATGATCTGGCGCTCACCCTCAGCGCCCAGACCGCCCTGCAGCAGGGCGGAGCGATCGAGCGTCAGGGCCGGCTGCTCACCGCCGATGGCACCTACCACTGGTTCTCCATCGCCGCCAAGCCCTTCCTCGATGCCCATGGCACACCCGATGGCTTCCAAGTGTCGCTGTGCAACATCGATCAGGAGGTAGCCGCCGCAGCCGAACTCGATTACCGCGCCAGCCACGATCTGCTCACCGGACTGCTCAACCGCAATTCCATCCTGGAGCGCCTGGAGGCCCTGCTGGCTGATCCCGATCCGCGCGCCGGCAGCACCGGCGTGCTGTTCATCGATGTCGATAAGTTCAAGCAGGTGAACGACACCTGCGGCCATGCCGCCGGTGATGCCGCGCTCATCACCCTGGCCGATCGCATTCGCCACTGCCTGCGCCAGAACGATCTGGCCGGCCGCATGGGCGGTGATGAACTGCTGGTTGTGTTCCAGGGCCTCCATGCCCGCGAGCAGGCCACCGCCATTGCCGAGAAACTCCGGGCCGCTGGCTGCCAGCCCATCCCCCACAACGGTGGCAACCTTGAGGTCAGCCTCAGCATCGGCGTCGCCATCGCCAACCCAGGCGAAACCGTCGACACCCTCATCGCCCGCGCCGATGCCGCCATGTACTCCGCCAAGCAAGGCGGCCGCAATCAGGTGATCACCATCGACACCGACATCGATCCCAACAGCCAGCTCCAGCAGAACCACTCACGGGAGGCGGCCTGA
- a CDS encoding DoxX family protein has protein sequence MTEQTRRPSLLNRIARVLLCLVFVNAVIGKLTGFGAVAGVIAAKGLPLAPLLLVAAMALMAVGSALVISGWKARLGAILLLLFLVPTTLIFHSDVADTMQRIQLLKNLAIIGGLLLVIDRDPA, from the coding sequence ATGACCGAGCAGACCCGTAGACCCTCCCTGCTGAACCGGATCGCCCGGGTGCTGCTGTGCCTGGTGTTCGTGAATGCCGTGATCGGCAAGCTGACGGGCTTTGGCGCCGTGGCCGGCGTGATCGCCGCCAAGGGCCTGCCGCTGGCGCCGCTGCTGCTGGTGGCGGCGATGGCGCTGATGGCGGTGGGCTCCGCTCTGGTGATCAGCGGCTGGAAGGCACGGCTGGGGGCGATCCTGCTGCTGCTGTTCCTGGTGCCGACGACGCTGATCTTCCATAGCGATGTGGCCGACACCATGCAGCGGATTCAGCTGCTGAAGAACCTGGCGATCATCGGCGGCCTGCTGCTGGTGATCGATCGCGATCCGGCCTGA